The genomic region GGCTCCCACCTGAAGGAGGTAGGTCCTGATGACCAAGGATGGAACTATGTAACCAACAAAATTAAGCATGATAGTATTTCATTATAACCCGAAGAATAAGTTAAGATAAATAAGGGAACGAGAAAATGTTCCTTACATAAAGAATATAAATGGAAAAGGGCCACCCCACTTCATTCTACAGCTGACATTTCTTAGTGCATCTTGTGTGACGGGTTCTGGGATGGGGCGGGCCGAGAGGACAGGCCCCCCGGGGAGCTCAGAGCCTGCCGGGCGGTGCACAGCGGTCACAGGTCACCTCACGCAGGGGCACCCAACTGTCTCTGCTTGCCCTCTCCTGGGCCGTCTCAGCCATGCTACTCAGtccctatattttctttttcctcagaacCCCTTCAGTATAAGAGATATAAATTACATGAAATCCTATGtgcccattttaagtgtacagtttggtgtgttttgacaaatgtaaGTTCCTGTAAAACCATCACCCCCGtcaaaataaagaacatttccaGCACCCCAGAAAGCTTCCTCATGCCCCCAGGTAACCACAGATCTGACTTTTGTCACCATAGGTTCGTTTCACCTGTACTAAAATTTCACCAAAATGGATTCAAAAGTATCATCCCTTCAAGTCTGATTTTCTTAATTCAACACAATATTTGCAAAATGCATCCATGTTGTGTGTGtcaatcatttatttctttttattgctgagaagTATGCCACTGCATAAACATCCCATGGTTAGTttattcctttacctgctgatgGACCATGGGCGATTTCCAGTGGGAGCTACTAAAAATAGCCCTACTATAAACATCCGTCTACAAGCCTTTGTAGCGACgtgtgctttcatttctcttgggtaaatacctaggaataaaatggctgggtcatatggtagctctctgtttaatttttttttttaagttttttatttaattgaaaaaagttaatttacaatgtttttctgctgtacaggaaagtgattcagttatacacacacatattttttttccatattggtttccattatactttattattgaatataattctctgtgctatacagttggaccttcttgtttatttattctatatataatagtttgcatctgctaatcccaacctcccaatccaTCTCTCCTccatccccttggcaaccaccagcttgttctctatgtctgagtcttttgtgtttcataaataagttcatttctgccatattttagactctacatataagtgattatcatatttgtctttcttacttTGTTCAGTATGATAATTTatgggtccattcatgttgctacaaatggcattatttcattctttttatggctgagtagtattccactctatatatgtaccacatcttctgtatccattcctctgtttaactttttaagaaactgtcaagctgtcttccaaagtgggGGTAGCAATTTCCACCCTTATCTGTGTCTGACAGTTCCAGTTGGTccccatcctcaccagcacttaaATAGCAGCATCCCCTTTTACAAAGCCATTTTGATAGGAGTATAATAAATGtgatctcattgtggctttaattcacattccaagatgtctaatgatattgaacatcttttcatgtgcttcttggatgttcatatatctttgttgaattgtctgttcaaatctttggCCCATTCTTTAAATTGGATTGTCTTCTTCTTACTGAGTTAGTGTTGAATAGTGTTTAATTAACACAGATCAGAACCGGGTCATCCTCTATTCTAATCTTctcctgaccacctcccagagaaTTTGGAGTAAAATCTAAACCCCAAGGCCTGGTCTTCTACAGTCTGGCTCCTCCTCTTGTCTGATTAGCTCTTAGCTCAGTCCTTTCTTCCACACAGGCTGCTTGGCTGCTCTTTGAACCAGCCACTCACTTATTACCAGGAATCATCTTACTCAGGGTTCTCTGGACACCTTTAGTGTTCAtccacccaccctgccccctcaAACAAACCTGGGGTTTCCCTGCCTCTTGGGTTTCTAGCACTGGTgtggaatgaagaaataaatgactcaatgacTCTTACCTAGCTGGGAAGGTCTGGAAGTCTCCTTTGAGACAGTGACAATGTGGTTATGATCACAGAAGAATAAAGAGGAGTTAATCAGGTAACATTTCTCTTCCTTGTTATATGATTCCAGGCAGAGGGGTCAGCATTTACAAAGATCTCTTTGCAAGAAGCAGCATGAAGGAGATAATCAGCTCTACAGGTaggagagacagaggaaaggGTAGCAAGGGGCTGTTTTTACTCTATACCAAGACCCTAAGCAAGATGGGAAGCATTCAAGGTCTTTGCAGGTGAGGAGAATGGAAGCAACTGTGATGGATGACTTAAGCATCCCTCTGTCTGCcaagagaggaagcagagaggccCCCTAAAGGCAAcctcacaggacttccctggtggtccagtggttgagactgctttccagtgcaaggggtgcgggtttaatccctgggtgtggaactaagatcccgcatgccaaaaaagtcaaaaagaaaaagacaccctCACAACAgtccaggaaggagagaggagttgTCTGAAGTCTAGTGGAGGCTGTGGTGGTTAAGACGTGGACGTAGATAGAAGAAAGCTTAAGGAGGTGAAGACGGGCGGGTCACTGGCTCTTAGGGGTAGGACAATTGGCACTGCCCATTGCAGAGGCTCAGGCGTATTAAAAATGTCTTGGGCGGGATCTTGGTCACACTGAACTCCATGgagacatgtgtgtgtgctgtggcggggggtggggggtgctgccGAATCCAGGGCTGGGGCAGCCAAAGAAGAAACTCCAGGAGGCTGGGCAGGCCAAAGAGGGGTGGGGTGGCCAgcggagagagagagggagtgggGCAGGGAGCTGACCGCGGGGGTCAAAGCCACAGGAAGACAAGAGAGTTATCTCGCTCTTTGAAGGCCTAAGTTCCTGGGTCCCCAGCACGCATGGGCAGAAGTTAGACGGAAGACAACGAAAGCCAACAATCTTCTGGGCAAGGAGGGGTGGTTTGAGAACTCCGACGGAGTGTTGGGTGGCGGCAATAAGGTCTCCGGCCGCCAGGACAGGGGTGAGGGGAGAAGGCGGGGGTCTGAGGAAGCCCCGGGCCAGCGCGGGCTGCAGGAATGCGGGCAGCCGAGGTTCGAGGGGTAGGAGGggcggaggaggaggaaggcgggcggaagaggggagagaggagaggagggggcaggagtCAGGGAGGAGGGCTGCAGGCGAGGAGGCGAGAAAAGCACAGCAagggaggaggggcggggcggggcggggcggggcgggggtgggggcggagcgGCAGGGATGCGCCCCCGCGCCCTGCGAGTCTAGCCCGGCTCTCCTTCCGCACAGTCGGGGTTTCCGCTTCCCTCCCGGGCGCACGGTGAGAGGGAGCGAGGCCGAGCCTCAGcatcggccgccgccgccgccatgtGGCCCCCAGACCCGGAGCCCGACCCGGACCCCGAGCCCGCCGGCCGGACCCAGCCCAGCGCGGCCCTTCCCGGGCTCCGTGCCCTCCTGCCGGCGCGCGCCTTCCTCTGCTCGCTCAAAGGCCGCCTCCTGCTGGCGGAGACGGTGAGTGCGGCGCCCACGGCCCGCTCCAGGCGGAGCCCAGCCCCCAGCGGCCGCCCCCGCCTGCAGCCCCCGGGCGTGGGGCTGGGGCGCCGCTGTCTGCACGCCCGGCGCCTCGCCCGCCGGCCTCGCTCGCAGCCCCGCAGAGTTGGGCTGAGTTGGGCAAACTTCCTCCGTTTGGGATGGGCTCGTTGAAGCTGAACCGCGCACGGGTCGCAGGCGATGCGGGGGCCTCAGGGGAGCCCGGGGAGGGGGCTCACAGACGCAGTGGCCGGACCCCGGGGAGCGCAGCCCGGCGCTGTGTGACCTCCGGGCCCTCCGCCCTCTCTGGACCCCTGGGACGGGCTGCGTTCCCGCATCTTCAGGCCTCCCTCACGGGCACCCCGCTCCGCAAAACCTCCCGCCACGCCCCTGCCGGACCCGGGAGGCATCGGCCCTTTGCGACCCGGGGTGGGCCCACGGCTCCTTGGCTCGCTTCCTCGGGCGCAGGGAGGACCGACCCGGCCTCGAGCTGCTGGGCGTAAACCAGAGTGGAGTCCCGCCAGCCGTGGGGAGGGCGCGACCCCCCGGGATTGAGTGAGGCCCGGCCCACAAGGTTGGGGGGCGCGCAGGAGCCTACCCCCACCCAGACTGCGGAGGGGCGGCTGGGGGTGATGACTTCATCCCCCTCTTCCCCGCCCTCTCTGGGATCCAGCCCCAGCCGTCCCACCCCCTCTGAGCTCCTTCCTTCCCGCACCCCCACCCACGCCCATCAGCCCTTTGTCTTCGGGACACTGAAAATCCCTCGCACTGTCGGCCTGTGGGGTTGGGGGTTGGAGCTGGGCCTCcgtggaggggagggaagggagggaagacgCCTAGTGGGGAGGCGGGATGAGACAGAAGCACTTGTTACTTGAATCTCCAGCAATTTGATAACCCCTGTCATTATTCCCACTTTGCAGACGGGAAAGCTGAGGCCCCAGCGTCTAGGGGATTTGACCCGGATCAGTTGCAGGTCAGGTGACAGCATGGTTGAGAACAGCAGGGATCAGAGGGAGGACTCTGTCCCCACCTCTCTTTTGGGCTCCCAGGGGGCAGATTGCAGGCGTCGGTCCTAtcacctcctcctgcctctggggTCAGCTCAGAGGTCACAAGGCCAGCACCTGTCCAACTCCCCACATGAGGCACCCGGATCCCGGACTCAGCTCACACTGCTCGGAGTCACCTCCTGGTTGGCCACTTTGCAGACTGATAGGAGCCACATTTGTGGAGAGAAGCCTTGAGTCCAAGGCCCACTGAGGGGACCCCAAACACACCCAACTCAAGCCCTCCTCATGGGTGGAGGAGGGGTAGGCAGAGCATAGAGGAGGCCCTTGGCAAAACTGGGCACCAAGATCCTAGGTCCAGGTGGATGAAGAGGGGAGGAAGGGTGGATGAGGGATGGGCACTGAAGAGGCAAGGGGAGCCAGTTGAGATCACTCCTGCGTCCTCAGGTCACCTCTGGCTGCCCCCAGGCCCAAGCAAGTGGGAGGCTGACATGGGCAGGAAGAGGGAGGAAGTTGCCACCAGGGATCCGGGGAATGAGGAACAGAATCAAAAGGGGGATCCCCAGGATCAGGCTCTGCGGGTAGGGGAAAGGAAAATGAGGGCCACAGATAACAGCCTTTGGCACAGGAAGTAGAGGATAGGGTTGGGCCAGAGTCCCATGGCCTTGTCTTCTTGGGAGGCTCCAGCAGCCTCTCAGCacatctctgtgccttagtttcccaTCTGTTCAAGCTGGGCTCAGCTACCTCCGTTGTCATGTTCAGAGCAGACACCTGTGCTCTGCAGCTCATTCGTCTGAAGTCACCATGGTGCGCCCTGTGGGGCATCTGGGTGTCATCCCTCCCGAGCCCCCCAGCCCCGCTCTGAGCTACTCAGCTATGGACGTGCTCAAACCCAGCCAGAGTGACCGAAACCAGAACGGAAAAGGGCCAGCAACCATGGAGCAGGATTGCTTAAGAACACATGTGGAGTCAGCCAGACCAGAGTTCAAATGCTGATGCCCTTTTATTAGCTGTATGACACTGAGCAAGCCACTTCATCTCTCTTAACCTCACtcttctcatctgcaaagtgggctGTGAACAGCACTGGGTGcatgggtggtggtgaggagctCTCACAAACCTTGTCAGACCCTGGCCTGTGAACAGCCCATCAACCCCATCTGCCCTTCCCAGTGCACCCTATGCAGAACTAACCGGGCGTTGGCATCCTCCCACATCAGTTGCCAAGTTGCAGAAAACATTTCATTCTCAATCAGTTCCTCATGACACCTTGCGCCTCCTTTCACAAAGGCTGGACCAGTGACGCAGCAGGGCATGCAGCGGCAGTGTCACCACGCCCTCTCCCTCTGGATGTTTTTCCCTTAttatgaaaatttgaaaatatacagcaAAAACATATGCCCACCAATTATACAGTTGCCTTACTTGCTACTTACTTTCTCTCAAATCTCTTGGCAacctggctgactctttgtgaccccgtgactatatatagtccatggcattctctaggccagaatactggagtgggtagccgttaccttctccaggggatcttcccaaagtagagatcaaatccagatctcccacattgcaggcaaattctttaccagctgaaccacaagggaagcccaagaatactctaatgggtagcctatccatcccttctccagcagatcctcctgacccaggaatcgaactggggtctcctgcatttcaggtggattctttaccaactgagctatcagggaagcccctctcacaTATCTCTCTGTCCATCAattcattttcttaacttttttataatttatttttggttgcactgggtgggctttctctagttgtggcgagcagaggctactcttcattgcggtgcatgggcttcttattgtagttttgcttgttgctggagcacaggctcttgtgTATGAgcacacacaggctcagttgctccttgACATGTGGagtgttcctggaccagggatcgaaccagtgtcccctgcattggcaggcagattcttatccactgtaccaccaggggagtccaatCCGTTTTATTTTTGGTGCATCCAAAGTAAATTGCAGACATTGGTACATTTCAACTCTTGAATACTTCAGCAGGCATATTATTTACTAAAGTGCCAGATTTGTGTCCTGTTTTTCATGTAAATTCTTCATTCATTGAAAAGCACAGATCTTGGGTTTGGGGTGTAATTTTCTGAAACTGGCTCTTGCTTAGTTGACTGCCTTTGAGAGGGTGTAGGTTTGATTCTCCCTTGTGGAGCACCATCTGGGTTGGATGGATTCTGCCAGAGAGCCtcaggggtgggtggtggggaggtaGCCTTCTgggggactggatgctgtgagaGGCTGGGGCTTCCTCATTGGGTCCTGGCAGGGAGCTAGCCTGAGCCTGGGTGCAGGGCCATGCCCAGAGGCACTGGGGGCAGCACCGTGTGAGTTCTAATCCTGCGACTGGAGAACTGGGTAGGTCACTCCATGCTGGAGCCACCTCTCTTCCTGCCTGCAGGGTGGGGCTGTGCACAGGCCCTGacctctccctccctcacctcccaggGTCTCTCGTTCATCATCTTCGTCTGCTATGTGGCGTCCTCAGCATCTGCCTTCCTCACGGCGCCCCTGCTGGAGTTCCTGTTGGCCCTCTGCTTCCTCTTTGCTGATGCCATGCAGCTGAATGACAAGTGGCAGGGCCTGTGCTGGCCCATGATGGTGAGGGCTGGGGCCCCAGGAGGAAGAGGTTGGCTGGCCCTCACCCTCCCTTCAAGTCACTGGAGGCTGTTTGCAGCTAGTTGGAACCTGGTGGGAAGGCCTGGACTCGGGTGATCCAGGCCTCACTCTGCAGCAGCCAGGGGACCCAGAGCAGGTTGCCCACCTCCTGGGCCTCCAGGGTCCCTCTGTGAGGCTGTGAACCCAGATGGCATTCTCACCCTTGGCCATCAGGTGGCGCTGGTGCTCCCAGCTGGGCCTTTTGGAATGAGCCTCAGCCGCAGGAATTCTAGCCATTTCCATATAGGGCAGGGCGGGTTAACTGAGGACTTGAAGGGCTCTCCCAGATCTCAGCCATCTGGCAACTCATTTtatcacctgggaaggcccagaaACCCACCCTGGACTTTGCTGTGTGAAATGAGTCAGAAGGGACAGCAAAGGTACACTTGAAACacttgaaccctggtctccagctTTCTGCCCTGTCCCCATTTTAGGGATCAGTAGGTGCAAACCGTGGTACATAAATGGATCTGCCACAAGCATGTGGCAAAGCAAGACCAGTGACCAGATCTCGCTGTTGGAGAGCCAGAGGGAGCCGGTGACAAGGTTTCCACCAGATGGGCCTGGCCACAGGGTGGGCTGCAGCCTGGTCCGTACCCTGTTGTCCACCTGTCAGAGAATGGCAGGCAGGAGGCACCTGGACAGGGCAGGAGTAGAGATTGGAGGAGGACCAGGGCGTGCAGGTGGGGCCTGGAAGGGGGAGTGCGTGGAGGCTGGTCTGGAGGCCCCGCCTATGTCCCGGATCTGACAGTGGGATTCCGGCCCTGTCCTTGGCACACGCTGCCCTTCTGAGCCCCTCTCCCCTGCCTCAGCTCCCTGTGGGCACCTTCCCATGCTGTGTGCCCCACACCAGGGAGCTCACAGCCATGTGACTGCACCCCTGTCTCCCCAGGACTTCCTCCGCTGTGTCACAGCAGCCCTCATCTACTTTGCCATCTCCATCACAGCCGTGGCCAAATACCCAGATGGGGCTTCCAAAGCAGCCGGGGTGAGTTgctccccaacctctgggaagGAGGGGTGCCCCACTCACGTTCACCTCACTCCTAAGTGGGTACCCCTCCTAGCTCCTTGGGCACAGTCTGCTTCTGCTGAGGTACCTTGGCCTTTCATCGTGGATCTCAGCAACGCCACAGTCCTCTGGTTGAAGACTGACTCTGCCCAGAATTTGGAAAGGCTGTTGGCCAAACCAAATGAACAGCTCGATTGCCTATCTGTCATTAATGGGAGAGGGTCTGTGCCTGCCATTCTGAGCTGCTTATCCAAGCAAATGAAGACAAGCTATGGGGACGGGTCGGCAGCTGCCCTGGGTGGCCTTCCCCTTCTCAGGCTCCCTGTTCCTGCTGACATGTGCCATCCGCCCTGCCCCTGTCTCCACAGGTGTTTGGCTTCTTTGCCACCATCGTGTTTGCCATTGACTTCTACCTGATCTTTAACGATGTAGCCAAATTCCTCAAACAAGAGGACTCCGCACAGGAGACCACAGCTGACAAGGCAGAAGGTGGGTGGCCACCTGTGGGCTCCACCAGAGAACCGGGCCCGTCACCTGGGATGGTCACTGCGGGGACCCTGCCCTCCCTTGCGGGCTCTTGGCTGGTTTAAGGCTGGAGTAAGAGCATTTCCTCTCTCCCCACGGGCAGGAAGTGTGTTCACAGCCTGGTTCTAGTATCTCTTCGTGtggcactgatgataaaactgCTCCCCTCCGGGGAACACACGGTTCTCTGGGGCTTCAACCTTTCCAGGAAGGGCACGCTGAGGGCACGCCTGGCACCTCCTCGCCTCACGAGACCACTCCTGGGCGCTGTCCACTGGGCTGCAGAGCAGCCACTGGTCCCAGAGTAGCCCCCCGTCTCCAGTCGTGCCTGCCCCCCAGCTTAAAGACCAGCAAGCCAAGCTCTTATCCACAGTCCCAGGCAAATACAGGGCAGCTCGGGCTTGTTTTATCCAAGGATGGATATTTTTTATATCCAGGGAAAAGTGCCACAGACTTTCTGGCCTCCTCCAGCCATCCTTCAGCTCAGAGTGGCTGTTGTGCCATTACCtgactgaaaaagaaaggaaaagcctgCAAGCTGGATGGCTGGTTTTTCCATCCATGACAGCAGCCATATCAACATGTCACATCCTTGGGGTGCATATGTGCAGCACAGGGGGGCCCTTGAGGGACATGCCCAGAGGGACCAAGCCAATTTGGAGCTTGTGATCTCTCAGAGCTTCCTCAGCCAAAGCCTGGGGCTTTCCTGCCCAGGGAGGCCATCAGAGGAGACAGAGGTCCCTGCCCAGAGGGGCGGGACCTGGAGGGGCAGTGGAGGCTCCAACACAGAAatgcagggaagcccaggagctgACCTGGGTTGGAGGGCCCAAGCTGTTTACCTGCCTGTCCCTCTCCAAACCCCCAAGCAGGCTTTAAATGGACAGACAGATGTCAGCTCCCTGCAAGTGAGTAAATCAGATGTTTGGCTCAGCACAACTCCTCCCCCCAAATCCggtgtccccaatccctcccaggccTTCTGTCAGCATCTGTTGACCCAAACACCTGCTGAGGCTGCCGTGTGCTGGGCCCTAGGGGTGTGCAGATGGGCAGGCTAACTACCTGCCCTCAGGGAGTTGAGGGGGCAGGAATCAGGCCCAGAGACAGTGGTGGTGTACACGCACGGCATCAACAGGGAGCGGGAGGAACCCGAGTTGACGTCAACTACAACAGCAAAACGAGGGCTCACAGAGGTGGAGATGAAGCAGCTGAGGGAGGGCCCATCCTACAGGCCAGCTCGGAGGCTGTGGAGGCGACCCTAGAGCTGGGTTTTGATAGATTTGTAGGAGTGTGCAGGCAAAATAAACGGGGCAGGGGGAGTGAGGACAACAGATTGTAAAGAGCAGGCGCCCCCGTCCAGGTGAGGTGTTTCTGGAACAGGTGGCCATGCCCTGTGAGGATCAGCAGTGACCCAGGGCTGGATAGAGACAAGGGGGGCTTTTGCGGGGCTTCTTTACACTGAGGGCCTGCTGTCCCCAGGCAGGTGACATTGAAACTCCTGGGGCAGGGGAGACTGAAATGGCTAAAAACAAGCTCCCTGCTTTTCCAGTATGTTTTAGTTTCTCAGACTACAGCCAGCCCCACTGCaggctggggggcggggcagaTAGACAAGCCTGCCACCTGCAGGGAAAACAGCCAGGCAGATTTGGGAGGGCCTGGGGCCCCAGAGGAAGGGGCATCTGGGTTCCCCGCTTCCCTTCTGCTGCAGCCTAGAGGGTATCAGGCACTCGTAGTCCCCACACCAAGCGGACACCACCATCAGCTGTTGTGGCCTGAGCCCAGGGCTGACAGCGCCTCCCCGGAGTCGGCTCTCAGGTACCACTGGCCCCAGAGCTCTTGCCAAGCGtcctctctgctttcctttcAGAAGAGGATTCCGACTCTGACTCCGACTGAAGACCTGCCCTGCCTTGGCACCTGAGCCACGCAGGCCTCCGCTCCCGCACTTGACCAGGCCGGCCAGAGtgtggccagggaagcctgtggggagggaggctgtGATTTCTCGAGCAGCAGTGGGAGCTGCTGACAGAGCAGGCCTCCTTACAGCCCCAAGCAACATTCCTGAGCCCCCGAGCCCCCGTATACACAATGGCAGCCCTTGGCTTAGCACTGTCCAGCCTCTCTGCTGTGAGGGCATTGTGAATATTCCGCCCCTTCTCATTTCTTCCCCAGGACCTTAAGCCCTTTAACCTCTCTGCCAAAAATAAGCACGGGGGCAGAGCAGATGGAGCCTTGTTACCCCATCACGGGGGGCCCTTCATGCCTTGGCGAGTGTCAGGGAAAGAAGCAAGATAAAGACTGCCACAGGGCCAAGCCCTGGGCCCCGGTGGTTTCCTTCTGTGGCTGGGGCCCCTGCTCATGCCAGGCACTTTGTCAATAATGATCCTTCCAAAAATTCTTTTGTTCAAGGAGCACCAGTTCCCTCTTCATTCTTGAAGCAGGGAGAAAACTAGCCTTTACCCTGTGACCTAGGAGAGAGTAGGTCCCATTGCCCACCTCACACTTTTGGAGAGCAGGACCATGACTTCAGGTGACCTGCCTATTCTGGGTGTACGACTGTTTCAAAGCAAAGCTCGTAGACTAGCTTACCAGGTCCAAAAGATTGAGGGCTCCAAGTAACAAGTGGCAGCGACAGCGCGCGGGGCAGCTGGGCAGGCCCAGCCCAACCCTCTCTTTCCTGGGGCCGTCAGCAGGTGAGCGGCTCCCAGGCCCTCAGGACAATACTTCTGGACACCTGACCCACATGAGGGGTGAGACGTGCCTTCTGTGTTCACCTAAGGACCTTATGCTGTGCATATATCTTCAATAGGATTTTGttactttatgtttttgttttttttttaacacaaaagcAGCTTCTTCAATGGCATTTCCTGTGACCCAAGAGACCTTGTGAATGAGCCAGAGTTCTGGACCCATGATTTGGGCATTTGtagtcttttcttcttctcttgcaTGTGAATCTCCTATCCTGAAAAAAGCCATCATGGATTAAACCAGACTGACTTCCTGcttggagtgtgtgtgtttgataaAAACCTTACACACCAGAGCAACGCTGTCAGGTGAGAGGCATCAGCACGGAGTGGTCCCACGCCCCACGTGGATCCTGCATCTGCAGGTTACAGCAGCGATGCCCGTGCACTTGCTCCCCGCCAGGCATCTTCGTGTGGGCTCTTTACTCCTCACATGATCCTCTTGTAGTCGGGAATCTGACGGAAGGTTCGGTGACTTGCTCAGGTCTCCACGAGAGGCCTGGGGGTCTCAGCTTCTCACATCAAGCTAACAATCCCGCAGTGAGTCAGTGTCTTGGCCCAGGTGATGGGAAAGATCAAGGCACTCTGCCCCAGCTTTTCGCACAATATGTAACGTGTTCTGAAAACACGTATGAAAGTAGAACCTGCAAGAGCCGATGGGCTGCTGGGAGTGGCTCCACCTTGCCAGCCCTGGCCAAGCCACCGGTCAACAGCAATACCGAAGTATCCTCACCCCCACTATGGCTGTTTGGCCCCCAGCTCACAAGCCTGTTTTAGGATCCGGGCCACAGCCTTTAAGGGGTGGGAGCAAGGCAGAGTGAAGAAAGAGACGATAACTGTTTTTACACGTCCGTTTATTAAACAAGAACTCCTTCATGACAATTCAATATTTATTAGCGATTAGTGTTGAGAAATTATTTCCCTCTACATACAAAAATACAGATTTGAACACTATGAAAACAATCAGGACAAGTACCGTGAAAAAATTGGtccttcaaaagaaataaagggggaaaactGAGGGCAGTGTGAGGCTTTGTAGGCTGTCAGGAATAAACCAACAGGAGCGAAGGCTCTGGGGCCCCCCAAACCACTCTGAATGGATGGTCACATCTGGGCTGGTGG from Bos javanicus breed banteng chromosome 18, ARS-OSU_banteng_1.0, whole genome shotgun sequence harbors:
- the CMTM3 gene encoding CKLF-like MARVEL transmembrane domain-containing protein 3 is translated as MWPPDPEPDPDPEPAGRTQPSAALPGLRALLPARAFLCSLKGRLLLAETGLSFIIFVCYVASSASAFLTAPLLEFLLALCFLFADAMQLNDKWQGLCWPMMDFLRCVTAALIYFAISITAVAKYPDGASKAAGVFGFFATIVFAIDFYLIFNDVAKFLKQEDSAQETTADKAEEEDSDSDSD